Proteins from a single region of Mucilaginibacter daejeonensis:
- a CDS encoding methyltransferase RsmF C-terminal domain-like protein, with protein sequence MNNTASFPEGFIASLQQAPGFNEQNFIETHQQQDAPTSVRINPAKAVTLPDTSPVPWCNNGFYLAQRPSFTFDPLFHAGCYYVQEASSMFIDHMFRHIYNITDGPVNVLDLCAAPGGKSTLLSSAIGSEGLLVSNEIIKTRVPILTDNLNRWGNANVIVTNNDPKAFARVKGFFDVIVVDAPCSGSGMFRKDPQAMNEWSEANVDLCQQRQERILADVYPALKQDGYLIYSTCSYSVQEDEAVLDWLCEEFDLESVLIPVDESWGILESRSDKQGAWGYRFYPGRVKGEGLFAACLRKRDDNGRLHIRKNKDQPKPDYKKIDQLKPYVKDAQDLYFFKQADDQLAIPKALRESMETLQQYLYIKKSGVRLGKLAGKELIPDHELAQSLLINKDLFVQTELTYEQAIAYLRKDNIDDLASTAKGWSLMNYQGHSLGWAKLLPNRINNYYPKELRIISQLPGK encoded by the coding sequence ATGAATAACACGGCATCATTTCCCGAGGGCTTTATTGCCTCTTTACAGCAGGCACCGGGTTTTAACGAGCAAAACTTTATCGAAACGCATCAACAGCAGGATGCACCGACCTCGGTACGCATCAATCCGGCCAAAGCTGTTACCTTGCCTGATACATCGCCGGTGCCATGGTGCAATAATGGTTTTTATCTTGCTCAGCGTCCGTCGTTCACGTTCGACCCCTTATTTCATGCAGGTTGTTATTATGTACAGGAGGCATCATCCATGTTCATCGACCATATGTTTAGGCACATATATAATATAACCGACGGCCCCGTTAATGTGCTTGACCTTTGTGCAGCGCCCGGCGGCAAGAGCACGCTGCTAAGTTCGGCCATTGGTAGTGAGGGTTTATTGGTATCGAACGAGATCATCAAAACACGGGTACCTATTCTGACCGATAATTTGAACCGCTGGGGAAATGCCAATGTGATCGTGACCAATAATGACCCTAAAGCCTTTGCGAGGGTGAAAGGTTTCTTTGACGTTATTGTTGTTGATGCCCCCTGCTCTGGTTCGGGCATGTTCAGGAAGGATCCGCAAGCCATGAACGAATGGTCGGAAGCCAATGTTGACCTTTGCCAGCAACGGCAGGAGCGCATACTGGCCGATGTTTATCCGGCGCTAAAACAGGATGGCTACCTGATATATTCTACCTGCTCCTATTCGGTACAGGAAGATGAGGCGGTGCTGGATTGGCTGTGTGAAGAGTTCGACCTGGAGAGCGTTCTGATCCCGGTAGATGAGAGTTGGGGGATCTTGGAAAGCCGTTCAGATAAGCAGGGCGCATGGGGCTATCGGTTCTACCCGGGACGGGTAAAAGGCGAAGGGCTGTTCGCAGCATGTTTGCGCAAGCGCGATGACAACGGCCGACTACACATCCGCAAGAACAAGGATCAGCCTAAGCCTGATTATAAAAAAATAGACCAGCTAAAACCGTATGTGAAGGATGCACAGGATCTTTACTTTTTCAAACAGGCCGATGATCAGTTGGCTATTCCTAAGGCACTGCGCGAAAGTATGGAGACCTTGCAGCAATATCTTTATATCAAAAAATCGGGCGTGAGGCTGGGTAAGCTTGCCGGAAAAGAGCTGATACCTGACCATGAACTAGCCCAAAGCCTGTTGATCAATAAAGATCTCTTTGTGCAGACGGAGCTTACCTATGAGCAAGCCATCGCTTATCTGCGCAAGGATAATATAGATGATCTTGCATCCACGGCTAAAGGCTGGAGCCTGATGAATTATCAGGGGCATTCTTTGGGATGGGCCAAATTATTGCCTAACCGTATCAATAACTATTATCCAAAAGAGCTAAGGATCATATCGCAGCTGCCGGGTAAATAA